From the genome of Chlorocebus sabaeus isolate Y175 chromosome 2, mChlSab1.0.hap1, whole genome shotgun sequence, one region includes:
- the LOC140709504 gene encoding endogenous retrovirus group K member 21 Rec protein-like — protein sequence MAKRSRSEEFLKEFQELNLSVQRTFTFGTRHAEPPTWGLLKKLTQEAEGVVQQARQPKTPLTLFLAMLAVVNCQSAGDSAKGQTPNPSELNM from the exons ATGGCGAAGAGGAGTCGATCCGAAGAGTTCCTTAAGGAATTTCAGGAGCTGAATCTGAGTGTTCAGAGAACATTCACCTTCGGGACTCGACATGCGGAGCCCCCGACATGGGGTCTACTGAAAAAgcttactcaggaagctgaagggGTTGTTCAACAAGCCAGGCAGCCCAAAACCCCACTGACTTTATTCCTGGCTATGCTGGCTGTAGTGAATTGCCAG tctGCTGGAGACAGTGCCAAAGGGCAAACACCGAATCCCAGCGAGCTCAACATGTGA